The DNA sequence AGTCTTTAAAATTCAGCAAACAATGTGGAGTAGATGTTGGGCCACTTCCCTTGCATGGagttaaaaacattaaaagtatctTTTACAACATTATTGGCCATAGTTGCCCATTTCTACACCCGAGTTTTCTAGTAGCAACTCTGATCTCGGGTTCTTTTTATAGTCTGAGGTAAGAAATGTCCAATTTTCCAGTTTTCTGTAAGGCAGAATTACGTGGGGAAGTAAAATTATCTGCAGAGAATCTCCCGATATGGTTACTTAGAGAGGATAGCATCGATGGAGAAAAAGCTACTTGTCAAAAGCTAGCACCTTGTACTCTTTAACGAGTTGATCTGATTGGATAATGGATACGACCCAAACAACCGTCATCCAATCACCTTTAGGTTTGAATGTAGGTCCTTAACCAAACACTTTCTTTCTACCGACATGCTGAGGGGATTAGCTGGTAGACTTGAGCTTGTGTTGGACCCGAATAGAATGTTTGTGCGTACACTGACAGTACGGTTTGGTAAGAGTCCTTGAAGTACCATGTCAGATGTTCCAGTCAGAGAAACTTTGGCTGGTACAAAAATGTCTTTAACACTCCCTGGTTTATGGTTTTAGGATTGTCAGATAGAAACATTGCCCTGATGATCTGCAGGGTCTAGATGTTGTGGCTGTGAAGTTCGCTCCTGGTCCAGGCTGGTCCGTCAAACCCACACAGCTTTGTTGTTGTCAAACAATGGCTGCACTTTCCTCAAACTAGTCTCTGGCTGTCTGCGGTCTAAGTAAATCCCTGCGAAAGGTTTGTCGTGGACGTGGTGGAAGTGATTTTGTTCTGTCAGAGTTTCAGTGTGACCCAACCGCTCTTTACACTGTGGTCCGTTGTTAGCCCAGAACGGCAAGTAGAAGCTTCCTTTCTGACTGCTTTTGGAAGCCATCTTTCTGGGCCGTTTAAAGAAGTCGCCCTCTGGGAGCTCAGGCAACATCCAGCCGGGCCTTTCCTTCAGCAGCTTGTCCCGGTCTGGTCGAACGCTGCGGAAGAACTTCTTGAAGATGTTTGTGGTGAGCGAGAACTTCCGGCAGATTTCCTGAGAGCGGCTAAGACGGAGTGGGTGAGCCGGAGCGTCTGGTATGTCGGAGCTTTCGTCTGCCATCTCCACCTCCCTCCTCATCCTCGTCTCCTCCTTCCCCACATCCGTCTCTACCTCTGGCAAGTCCAGCCAATTGCCTACGAGGTCGGCAAAGATGTTGTCTCCAAGCACTAAAGGTTGGCGGTTGCGAGTGCGGCTCATGAGCGAGGAAGTCCAGTCGCCGGCATCATCAACACCGTCCTGGGAGTAGTTGTTGTCCAATGATGGACCTTCCCTGGAGAGTCTGTTGAGGATGTTTGGCAGATCCACCACCTGTGAACGCGGAGGAGCCTGGGATTGGACGTATGGTTCTGGTGGAGGTGTCCCCACCACTGGCCCATAGAAGTCCACCTGTGGTGCCATGTAGCCTGACCACCTCCTTGGTAACGCCTCCTGGTTATTCTCGCTTTGTGTTACTCTGTCCAACTCCAGACTGGATCCAGAAGACAAAGTCTCTTCACTGCTGTATCTACTTTGTCCATCTCTGGAAAACGTGGCCCCGAACTCCATGGAAGTGTCCGGACTCAGGCTGAGTGTGTCAGACAACCTGTGATCCCCGACTGAAGCGCTTGTAGACGTCGTGCCGGAAACTGGTGTGTCCCGGTGATGGATTCCACCTCTTAGGACAGGCCGAGCTGACAGGCTGAGGCTTTCCAGAGTGGTCTGGACCTGAAGGAGCTTGAGTTCCTGGAGGGCTCCCATCATCGAATTCATCTGAGCGTGGAGACCATCTCCTGCCTCTTTCATGGACACCTGAGGGAAGACAGAAAAATATTCAAATCCGCTTCTTCTCAAGTCCTGCTCTGAGCCAGACTGGGAACAGTCCACAGGCGGTCTTGGCACCTTGTTTTACTATGAGTCATTTGACCCACTTTTGGATGGAGGTCCACACAGTCCCATATGGCTCCCGTACAAGAGAGAACATTCTACCATGACAGCTGCAAAACAGACGAGCTGTCCTCTTTACTGCTACTTAGAATACACTgtttcactactactactacacgaGTACAGTACTATTTACTACTTCCTGTACATTCATCTGTCTTGCCACCGATCAAACACGTTAAAATATTAAATACCGATTACAATAACACACAATGGGCCACTAATACTCGGGAAAATTAATACTATTTTGAAATtacaattttatttattatttatgtgatAATTTATTCTTACTTGTCTAatatacataagtacatacactCGCACATACATACAGCAATACACTACATAAATCAACCcgcacatttactgtacaaacatacgtatacacatactgtacatatacaagtacatatgcatacaaacactcatgcatataatcacatttcatcaaacatatattaacgttgttcccctcaGGGAAAACTAGGTAAAACACGGTACACTGATAAAGCTAAACCTatctttactataacaatctacaaggttaatatagtttacttctctttcttcccgtccatttatctgctttcttttgtaattaaattgtcattacatatatgtattgttgcatttgaaacacttatattgttgataatagaggttattcatgttattatgcattatcaatagtgctatttctattggtatttttatttctccatttgtagtgcaataatgttcattgtcatttcagtgttattaatatttacttcattaACTGCTTCTTAGTTATCACTTTTTGTATCATTTTTGTGCATATCGTATTTGCtaatgttgttgtctctctgtcttatccccctcttgtccccgcaatttccccctctgtcatcctttttttcttctttccatcCCCTCTTGCTCCAGTCCGACCGCACCAAACATGAAATAAATCCATATAAAAAAGTCagatacaaataaggcagcaagagaagtatcccacacttccgaTATGCTGTAcagacatctacatcaacaatatgattcgcctgagtggctggacaggacaaaatatttaaaaatataaagaaaATACGTGCatgattaatacattaataaacaacaaataaaaaaaattaactactcacaattttttttttataaatatttttaatcgttatttatttgttttatattttttcttcCAGGTTCTATGAGCAGTAGTAGCTCAAGTAAaacaactattattattattactgttatcaTTATGTGATTTCTGTATTATCACCAGTCTCTTCCAGAGTAACTCTGCTGCACAAAAGTCCTCTATGTGAACcactacattattattattattgttgttgttgttattattattattatgctaagTGGCACCATTAGGGTCCATTGAAAGTACAAAATACTGTTTATGTATATCATAATTACAGTATAAATACTATTAATTTGAATCTTTGTATCTTTGAAACTGGGCTACTGTGCACAGAGTTAGTTGCAAATCCTGAAATAGGATTAAAACAAGTAGAGATAAATTAAGAAAATACATgttatacaatacaggccaaaagtttggacacaccttctaattcaatgtgctttctttattttcatgactatttacattgtagattgtcactgaaggtatcaaaactatgaataaacacatgtggagttactgtatgtactttaacaaaaaaaggtgaaataactgaaaacatgttttatattctagttccttcaaaatagccaccctttgctctgatcactgtctcgcacactcttggcattctctggatgagcttcaagaggtagtcaccagaAAGGgtcttcacttcacaggtgtcatagttttgatgccttcagtgacaatctacaatgtaaatagtcatgaaaataaagaaaacattcactgtacaaacatatatacatactgtacatatacattcactgtacaaacatacacatacaagtacatatacatacatacactcatgcatataatcttgtttcatcaaacatacactaccgttcaaaattttgtaaaatagccttcatttctaagaacaagaatagactgtcgagtttcagatgaaagttctctttttctggccattttgagcgtttaattgaccccacaaatgtgatgctccagaaactcaatctgctcaaaggaaggtcagttttgtagcttctgtaacgagctaaactgttttcagatgtgtgaacatgattgcaaaagggttttctaatcatgaattagccttctgagccaatgagaaaacacattgtaccaatagaacactggaaagatagttgctggaaatgggcctctatacacctatgtagatattgcaccaaaaaccagacatttgcagctagaatagtcatttaccacattagcaatgtatagagtgtgtttctttaaagttaagactcgtttaaagttatcttcattgaaaataaggacatttcaatgtgaccccaaacttttgaacggtagtgtatattaacgttgttactctagggcagtggttctcaaccttttttcagtgacgtaccccctgtgaaaattgttttaattcaagtaccccctaatcatagcaaagcatttttggttgaaaaaagagataaagaagtttctgatttattaaattgtataacagtgcaaaatattgctcatttgtagtggtctttattgaactatttggaaaaaaagataggtttttatttatatttataaaggatttttgaattgttgctatttttagaatatttaaaaaaaa is a window from the Entelurus aequoreus isolate RoL-2023_Sb linkage group LG26, RoL_Eaeq_v1.1, whole genome shotgun sequence genome containing:
- the inka2 gene encoding PAK4-inhibitor INKA2 isoform X1 — protein: MEQQTFRKKNMDVCLRRLKQELVSMKEAGDGLHAQMNSMMGALQELKLLQVQTTLESLSLSARPVLRGGIHHRDTPVSGTTSTSASVGDHRLSDTLSLSPDTSMEFGATFSRDGQSRYSSEETLSSGSSLELDRVTQSENNQEALPRRWSGYMAPQVDFYGPVVGTPPPEPYVQSQAPPRSQVVDLPNILNRLSREGPSLDNNYSQDGVDDAGDWTSSLMSRTRNRQPLVLGDNIFADLVGNWLDLPEVETDVGKEETRMRREVEMADESSDIPDAPAHPLRLSRSQEICRKFSLTTNIFKKFFRSVRPDRDKLLKERPGWMLPELPEGDFFKRPRKMASKSSQKGSFYLPFWANNGPQCKERLGHTETLTEQNHFHHVHDKPFAGIYLDRRQPETSLRKVQPLFDNNKAVWV
- the inka2 gene encoding PAK4-inhibitor INKA2 isoform X2; amino-acid sequence: MKEAGDGLHAQMNSMMGALQELKLLQVQTTLESLSLSARPVLRGGIHHRDTPVSGTTSTSASVGDHRLSDTLSLSPDTSMEFGATFSRDGQSRYSSEETLSSGSSLELDRVTQSENNQEALPRRWSGYMAPQVDFYGPVVGTPPPEPYVQSQAPPRSQVVDLPNILNRLSREGPSLDNNYSQDGVDDAGDWTSSLMSRTRNRQPLVLGDNIFADLVGNWLDLPEVETDVGKEETRMRREVEMADESSDIPDAPAHPLRLSRSQEICRKFSLTTNIFKKFFRSVRPDRDKLLKERPGWMLPELPEGDFFKRPRKMASKSSQKGSFYLPFWANNGPQCKERLGHTETLTEQNHFHHVHDKPFAGIYLDRRQPETSLRKVQPLFDNNKAVWV